CCGCAACCCATACACAAGCTAAGACTGGTTAAGGATATTAGGGTTCTGACAATATCTTGCGGGATTGTTTCACCAGCAATTTTTTAAGTCTTACTTTATTCCTCTCGGCATAGACATATCCTCGATACGCATGCTAGCGCGTGGTGTCAATCGAAATGAAGTGTTTATGATGGATGCAGTAGCTACCTTATCCCTCTGGGTATGTACAACTCTTCAAAGCACCTGACGGCGTAGTTGTCCGTCATCCCCGAGATGAAATCCATCACGACCTGCGCTGGCAGAGCGTCCTGCTCGCAGTCCGTGTAGCGCATGAAATAATCGAGCTGGGTAAAAACCTGAGGCTTCTCGGTCTCGAATGAAGCCTTGTCCGAAACGTATTCGAAGAGCCTTTCGAACAGGAGCTTGATTATCTGGTGAACGTTCTCCCTCTGTTTCGCGACCCTTGGATGCCTGTACACGCACTCGTAATTGAATACGTAAAGCGAGCGCACGGCCGAGTTGATTCGCTCGCTGAAGCCGACAGCCATGGGATGCGCCAGATTGCCTTCAATCAAATCCTCGACCATAGTTCCGATTATCCTGCCGTTGTTGATTCCGAGACCCTTCTTCACATCGCCTGGCACCTGCTCCTCCTTAACAAGGTGCGCTCTTAATGCGTCCTCCAGGTCTCTTCCGAGATACGCTACCCTGTCTACAATCCTCACGATGCATCCTTCAAGGGTCGCAGGCTTGTCTATGCCCCTTCTCGTTTCGTAAAGCTTTTGGGGGTCCTTGCCCGAATCAGGCTCCACGAGCGGCTCGGCGGTCTCGCCGTAGTGGGACACGATGCCGTCGCGAACCTCGAAGCTGAGATTAAGCCCTGCCTTCTCCTTTCCGATGAGTTTTGCAAGGCTGTCCACAGTCCTTAAAGAGTGCAGCTCGTGTTCGAACTTCAAACCATAGGGCTCAACCACCTCGTCGAGCGCGCGCTCGCCCTCGTGACCGAATGGCGCATGTCCAAGGTCGTGGCCGAGCGCTATCGCGTTGACTAAATCCGAGTTCAGGCCAAGCGCGCGGGCGACCGTTGTCGATATCGAAGCTACGTACAGCGCGTGCTCCATCCTTGTCGCAATATGGTCGTTTTCCGGCAGAAGGAAGACCTGGGTTTTGTGCCTCAATCTTCTGAACGAAAGGCTGTAGAGTATTCGCTGGGTATCGCGTTCGAAGATGGTCCTTACAGGGTCCTGGGACTCATCTATCAACCTCCCCCTCGAGTCTTTGGAAAGGGTCGCGTGGGGATGGAAATATATCGTGCGCTCAAGCTCCTCGCGGCGCTCGCGTATGGACTTATTCACCCGTAAGTGTAGCTATCCGATATAAGGAGTCAACCGGGGCTTGCTCACTCCCTGCCCGAGTAAATCAAAAAAGTTTGTAGCCAACGCCTAAAGAAACAAGGGGATATAAGATGGCGAGAAGGAAAACAAATGCACGCCTGCTAAGATGGACCATCTTTTCCACGTGTGAAATACTGCAAAAGTTTCAACTAGAGGTAAATTATCAAGAAAAACCCATAATCGCCCACCGACTGTCAACCACTCGTCCTTGCCGAAACCTAAAAGCGGCGTAACAAAAAAAGAAGGCTTGATTAAGATTTCAGGTCCGACCTCAAGTCTTATTGCAGGAGTCACACTCTTAACAGGTAATGATGTTTGAATGCCTATTGAACCGCTAAATGTGGGTTTCAATTCGAAATCGTAGCCTGTGTAGTATTTATGTCCTGAAAGGCCAGCCCCTAAGCCCAGTCGGGATTGGGCTTATAGGTATTCGTTGAATCCGTGGCGCAGCTCGACATCACCGCGCAGGCCGGCGCACCATTCTTCACCCTCCCATGTAGCGAAGTCAAAACTCGTTGCCGCCAGCCCTGCGTCCATGTGGAACCCCGGCTCTATCCTTGCCGTGCCGTAGAACGGCGAAACGCAAGAAGTCATCGCGACTCCCAAAAAACAAATACAGCGATCTTTATTAGGTTTTTCATTATTCATACATCACTTAATTGTGTATCCTATGCCTATGGTTGCAACAGGCGGATACTGAATCTGCTCGTAAAAGATCAAAGGGAGCATATCCAAGCCGGCAAAGATTGAGAATCCCTTTTTACCGTGAATTATTCCGAATACGTCCAGACCGTAGGGAATAAAACCCCTCAACAAATCGGTTCGTAATCCAAGGGTTACAGCTTCAGATTGTTTGCGTCCCGGAATCCCCAAAAGAAACGCAGGTGCAACAGCCACCTCGGGTCCGTAAGGTTCTATTTCTATCTTCAAGGCAGGTGTTATAGTTTTACAGGGAAAAGCAAACTTCAAACCTAACCCTCCGTCCACCAGGAGCGGCTGTCCATCGTATATGTCGGAAAAACACCCTGCACCGAAACCGAATTGAGCTGAAAGTTCAATCTTGTGGTTCCATGCGTATCTGGCAATTACGTCGCCACGTAATCCTACAGCATAGAACCCGTAATCAGCAAGTTGCTGTGCGTAACTAGTC
The sequence above is a segment of the bacterium genome. Coding sequences within it:
- a CDS encoding HD domain-containing protein, which codes for MNKSIRERREELERTIYFHPHATLSKDSRGRLIDESQDPVRTIFERDTQRILYSLSFRRLRHKTQVFLLPENDHIATRMEHALYVASISTTVARALGLNSDLVNAIALGHDLGHAPFGHEGERALDEVVEPYGLKFEHELHSLRTVDSLAKLIGKEKAGLNLSFEVRDGIVSHYGETAEPLVEPDSGKDPQKLYETRRGIDKPATLEGCIVRIVDRVAYLGRDLEDALRAHLVKEEQVPGDVKKGLGINNGRIIGTMVEDLIEGNLAHPMAVGFSERINSAVRSLYVFNYECVYRHPRVAKQRENVHQIIKLLFERLFEYVSDKASFETEKPQVFTQLDYFMRYTDCEQDALPAQVVMDFISGMTDNYAVRCFEELYIPRGIR